Proteins from a genomic interval of Micromonospora sp. NBC_00389:
- the efeB gene encoding iron uptake transporter deferrochelatase/peroxidase subunit, translated as MSGSRLSRRRAITLAGVGVAGVAGVAAGAGALISDSRDPAAASDHPAGAVPFHGEHQAGIVTPAQDRLHFVAFDVITKDRARLVELLQEWTAAAVRMTAGRDAGVLGAVGGMPEAPPDDTGEALGLPPSQLTLTIGFGPTLFRDADGRDRFGIADRRPAALAELPKFPGDALQPQLSGGDLCVQACANDPQVAVHAIRNLARLGMGVVSVRWSQLGFGRTSSTSRDQATARNLFGFKDGTANLKAEDTDLLREQLWVQPGDGPDWMAGGSYLVTRKIRMLVETWDRTSLAEQEEIVGRTKGSGAPLGRTDEFDEPDFAARGDDGQPVIAEHAHVTLAHPSRNAGAHLLRRGYNFVDGSDGLGRLDAGLFFIAYQRDPRRQFVPIQTQLARHDVMNEYLRHVSSGLFACPPGVRDGGDHWGRALFG; from the coding sequence ATGAGCGGAAGCAGGTTGAGCCGGCGGCGGGCGATCACGCTCGCCGGTGTCGGAGTGGCCGGAGTCGCCGGGGTGGCGGCGGGCGCGGGCGCGCTGATCAGCGACTCTCGTGACCCGGCCGCGGCCAGCGACCACCCGGCGGGGGCAGTGCCGTTCCATGGCGAACACCAGGCCGGCATCGTCACCCCGGCTCAGGACCGGCTGCATTTCGTCGCCTTCGACGTGATCACCAAGGACCGGGCCCGGCTGGTCGAGCTGCTCCAGGAGTGGACGGCTGCCGCCGTGCGGATGACCGCCGGGCGCGACGCCGGGGTGCTCGGCGCGGTCGGCGGGATGCCGGAGGCCCCGCCGGACGACACCGGCGAGGCGCTCGGCCTGCCCCCGTCGCAGCTCACCCTGACGATCGGCTTCGGGCCGACGCTGTTCCGCGACGCCGATGGCCGGGACCGGTTCGGCATCGCCGACCGGCGCCCGGCCGCCCTGGCCGAGCTGCCGAAGTTCCCCGGCGACGCGTTGCAGCCGCAACTCTCCGGCGGCGACCTCTGCGTGCAGGCGTGCGCCAACGATCCGCAGGTGGCGGTGCACGCGATCCGCAACCTGGCCCGGCTCGGTATGGGTGTGGTCAGTGTCCGCTGGTCGCAGCTCGGCTTCGGTCGTACCTCGTCGACCTCCCGCGACCAGGCCACGGCGCGCAACCTGTTCGGCTTCAAGGACGGCACGGCCAACCTCAAGGCCGAGGACACCGACCTGCTGCGCGAGCAGTTGTGGGTGCAGCCGGGCGACGGGCCGGACTGGATGGCCGGCGGCTCGTACCTGGTCACTCGCAAGATCCGGATGCTCGTGGAGACCTGGGACCGGACCTCGCTGGCCGAGCAGGAGGAGATCGTCGGTCGGACCAAGGGCAGCGGTGCCCCGCTGGGCAGGACCGACGAGTTCGACGAGCCGGATTTCGCCGCCCGTGGTGACGACGGGCAGCCGGTGATCGCCGAGCACGCCCACGTCACGCTGGCGCACCCCAGCCGCAACGCCGGCGCGCACCTGCTGCGCCGGGGCTACAACTTCGTCGACGGCTCGGACGGCCTCGGTCGGCTCGACGCGGGCCTCTTCTTCATCGCCTACCAGCGGGATCCACGCCGGCAGTTCGTGCCGATCCAGACCCAGTTGGCCCGGCACGACGTGATGAACGAATACCTTCGGCACGTCTCCAGCGGCCTGTTCGCCTGCCCGCCCGGAGTGCGCGACGGCGGGGACCACTGGGGGCGGGCACTCTTCGGCTGA
- the efeO gene encoding iron uptake system protein EfeO has protein sequence MRTARFFALAAAGVLATTGVAACSDSEKGDSATAGGPIVVKASDTACDVGTTDLGAGTATFKITNSGAKVTEFYVYASGDRVMGEVENIAPGLSRELHVELPAGTYETACKPGMSGKGIRGALKVSGSAQPLTADAALAGATDNYQRYVKSQTGALLEKTEEFVAAVKAGDVAKAKTLFPVARTYWERIEPVAEIFGDLDPKIDGREEVIEEGMEFTGFHRIEKDLWQSGDISKDGPIADRLLADVKEIVAKANAEKLSPLQLANGAKELLDEVASGKITGEEDRYSHTDLWDFAANLEGSKAAVSALRPALEQRSPELVTQLDTEFTNVEALLGKHRDGDGWKLHTALSKAELKELSDGINALAEPISKVAAVVAR, from the coding sequence ATGCGTACCGCCCGATTTTTCGCGTTGGCCGCCGCCGGCGTGCTGGCGACGACCGGTGTTGCCGCCTGCTCCGACTCGGAGAAGGGTGACTCGGCCACGGCCGGCGGCCCGATCGTGGTCAAGGCCAGCGACACCGCCTGCGATGTCGGCACCACCGACCTCGGCGCCGGCACCGCCACCTTCAAGATCACTAATTCCGGTGCGAAGGTGACCGAGTTCTACGTGTACGCCTCCGGCGACCGGGTGATGGGCGAGGTCGAGAACATCGCCCCCGGGCTGAGCCGCGAGCTGCATGTGGAGCTGCCGGCCGGCACGTACGAGACGGCCTGCAAGCCGGGGATGAGCGGCAAGGGCATCCGGGGCGCGCTCAAGGTCAGCGGGTCGGCGCAGCCGCTGACCGCCGACGCCGCGCTGGCGGGCGCCACGGACAACTACCAGCGGTACGTCAAGAGCCAGACCGGCGCGCTGCTGGAGAAGACCGAGGAGTTCGTGGCCGCGGTCAAGGCCGGCGACGTGGCGAAGGCCAAGACGCTGTTCCCGGTGGCCCGCACCTACTGGGAGCGGATCGAGCCGGTGGCCGAGATCTTCGGCGACCTCGACCCCAAGATCGACGGCCGCGAGGAGGTCATCGAGGAGGGGATGGAGTTCACCGGCTTCCACCGGATCGAGAAGGACCTCTGGCAGTCCGGCGACATCAGCAAGGACGGCCCGATCGCCGACCGGCTGCTGGCCGACGTCAAGGAGATCGTGGCCAAGGCCAACGCCGAGAAGCTCTCTCCGCTGCAGCTCGCCAATGGCGCCAAGGAACTGCTCGACGAGGTGGCCAGCGGCAAGATCACCGGCGAGGAGGACCGCTACTCGCACACCGACCTGTGGGACTTCGCCGCCAACCTGGAAGGTTCCAAGGCCGCCGTGTCCGCCCTGCGGCCGGCGCTGGAGCAGCGCTCGCCGGAGCTGGTCACGCAGCTCGACACCGAGTTCACCAACGTCGAGGCGCTGCTCGGCAAGCACCGCGACGGCGACGGCTGGAAGCTGCACACCGCGCTGAGCAAGGCCGAGCTCAAGGAGCTTTCCGACGGCATCAACGCGCTCGCCGAGCCGATCAGCAAGGTCGCTGCGGTCGTCGCCCGGTGA
- a CDS encoding Trm112 family protein, whose product MALDPQLLEILACPDTHHAPLAYDAEAQTLTCTQCARIFEVRDDVPVLLLDEARGGPGQPS is encoded by the coding sequence ATGGCCCTGGATCCGCAGTTGCTCGAGATTCTCGCCTGTCCGGACACGCACCACGCCCCGCTCGCCTACGACGCCGAGGCGCAGACGCTGACCTGCACGCAGTGCGCCCGGATCTTCGAGGTCCGCGACGACGTGCCGGTGCTGCTGCTCGACGAGGCGCGCGGCGGCCCCGGGCAGCCCTCATGA
- the manA gene encoding mannose-6-phosphate isomerase, class I, with translation MELLYGPIRDYAWGSRSAIAMLQGRPVPSAGPEAELWLGAHPGAPASVERAGLRVSLCDLVRDEPGQWLGQRVSDRFGSRLPFLLKVLAADAPLSLQAHPDAEQARAGFAADAGRPLEERNYSDPHHKPELLVALTPFEALCGFRDPAESAEALAAFGVPALAPVVAALRTGLAGLRAAVQTLLAWPAAERGELLGSVVVASTDGPDAELARRLALAYPGDPGVLVALLLHHVRLVPGEAIWMPAGNLHAYLSGCGVEIMAASDNVLRGGLTPKRVDVDELLRVLRFEVLDDPVRTAQPVAPGVDWWPVPVDDFALHRVRVGAAVPAVTLSLPGPRVVLCGVGPITVDDGAGALTLGSGQAAIGTAAGEQLRVSGSGEAYVATAGLR, from the coding sequence GTGGAGCTGCTGTACGGACCGATTCGGGACTACGCCTGGGGGTCCCGCTCGGCGATCGCCATGTTGCAGGGGCGACCGGTGCCCAGCGCCGGCCCGGAGGCGGAGCTGTGGCTGGGCGCCCACCCGGGCGCCCCGGCCAGCGTTGAGCGGGCCGGTCTGCGGGTCAGCCTCTGCGACCTGGTGCGCGACGAGCCGGGGCAGTGGCTCGGCCAGCGGGTCTCGGATCGGTTCGGCAGCAGGCTGCCGTTCCTGCTCAAGGTGCTCGCCGCCGACGCCCCGCTGAGCCTGCAGGCCCATCCGGACGCCGAGCAGGCTCGGGCGGGCTTCGCGGCGGATGCGGGGCGCCCGCTGGAGGAGCGCAACTACTCCGACCCGCACCACAAGCCGGAGCTGCTGGTGGCGCTGACGCCGTTCGAGGCGCTGTGCGGTTTCCGGGACCCGGCGGAGTCGGCCGAGGCGCTCGCCGCGTTCGGCGTACCGGCGTTGGCGCCGGTGGTCGCCGCGTTGCGAACCGGGCTGGCGGGGCTGCGGGCGGCGGTGCAGACGCTGCTCGCCTGGCCGGCGGCGGAGCGCGGCGAGTTGCTGGGCTCCGTGGTGGTGGCCTCGACCGACGGCCCGGACGCGGAACTGGCCCGCCGGCTGGCTCTTGCCTACCCGGGGGACCCGGGCGTGCTGGTCGCGCTGCTGCTGCACCACGTGCGGCTGGTGCCCGGGGAGGCGATCTGGATGCCCGCCGGCAACCTGCACGCCTACCTGAGCGGCTGCGGAGTGGAGATCATGGCGGCCAGCGACAACGTGCTGCGCGGCGGGCTGACCCCGAAGCGGGTGGACGTCGACGAGTTGCTGCGGGTGCTGCGCTTCGAGGTGCTCGACGATCCGGTACGGACCGCGCAGCCGGTCGCCCCGGGTGTGGACTGGTGGCCGGTGCCGGTGGACGACTTCGCGCTGCACCGGGTGCGGGTCGGGGCGGCGGTGCCCGCGGTCACGCTGTCGCTGCCCGGTCCCCGGGTGGTGCTCTGCGGTGTCGGCCCGATCACCGTGGACGACGGGGCTGGCGCGCTGACGCTGGGGTCCGGTCAGGCGGCGATCGGCACCGCGGCCGGTGAGCAGTTGCGGGTCAGCGGCAGCGGTGAGGCGTACGTGGCCACCGCCGGACTGCGTTGA
- the efeU gene encoding iron uptake transporter permease EfeU, whose translation MFATYLIGLREGLEATLVVSILVAFLVKSQRRDRLPQVWAGVGLAVALSVLFGWLIEYTSTSLLARSEDRELFEAVTSVAAVVFVTWMIFWMRRAARSIAGELRGKLTEALAVGSLAVAGMAFLAVIREGLETALIFYSAAQGAAGDSGPLLALIGGIATAVVIGGLLYASALRINLSKFFTWTGALLILVAAGILKYGVHDFQEAGVLPGLNDLAFDITTVLDPSTWYAALLAGMFNVTPAPTVLETIAWVGYAVPVLLLFLRPTRRKSAPVAAPAGPASEAAPTTGASDTANTPTPTTATGTERGADPEADAATTPQRA comes from the coding sequence ATGTTCGCCACCTATCTGATCGGCCTGCGGGAAGGCCTGGAAGCGACCCTGGTGGTCAGCATCCTCGTGGCCTTCCTGGTGAAGTCGCAGCGGCGGGACCGGTTGCCGCAGGTCTGGGCAGGGGTCGGCCTGGCCGTTGCGCTCTCGGTGCTCTTCGGCTGGCTGATCGAGTACACCTCGACCTCCCTGCTGGCCCGCTCCGAGGACCGCGAGTTGTTCGAGGCGGTCACCTCTGTTGCCGCCGTCGTCTTCGTCACCTGGATGATCTTCTGGATGCGTCGGGCCGCCCGGAGTATCGCCGGCGAGCTGCGGGGCAAACTCACCGAGGCGCTGGCCGTCGGCTCTCTGGCGGTCGCCGGAATGGCCTTCCTCGCGGTGATCCGCGAGGGCCTGGAGACCGCGCTGATCTTCTACTCCGCCGCCCAGGGCGCGGCCGGCGACAGCGGGCCGCTGCTCGCGCTGATCGGCGGCATCGCCACCGCCGTGGTGATCGGCGGGCTGCTGTACGCCAGTGCCCTGCGGATCAACCTCAGCAAGTTCTTCACCTGGACCGGCGCGCTGCTGATCCTGGTCGCCGCCGGCATCCTCAAGTACGGCGTGCACGACTTCCAGGAGGCCGGCGTCCTGCCCGGCCTGAACGACCTGGCCTTCGACATCACCACCGTGCTCGACCCGAGCACCTGGTACGCCGCGCTGCTCGCCGGCATGTTCAACGTGACCCCCGCGCCCACCGTGCTGGAGACGATCGCCTGGGTCGGGTACGCCGTGCCGGTCCTCCTGCTCTTCCTGCGCCCGACCCGCCGCAAGTCGGCACCCGTCGCGGCACCGGCCGGGCCCGCGAGCGAGGCGGCCCCGACGACCGGCGCGAGCGACACCGCGAACACCCCCACCCCCACCACCGCTACCGGCACCGAGCGCGGGGCCGACCCCGAGGCCGACGCGGCGACCACGCCGCAGCGTGCCTGA
- a CDS encoding cation diffusion facilitator family transporter: MSANGGTKAIVAALLANVGIAVTKFVAFLLTSSSSMLAEAIHSVADSGNQALLLLGGKRAKRAATPEHPFGYGRERYVYAFIVSIVLFSVGGLFALYEAYHKWEHKGGIESWHWVPVVVLVAAIIMESFSFRTAIKESNLVRGNQSWVHFIRRAKAPELPVVLLEDLGALVGLVFALFGVTMTLITGNGEWDAAGTAMIGILLVTIAVVLAIETKSLLLGEGAEQQDVAAIERAITEGPEVERIIHMKTLYLGPEELMVAAKIGVQACENAHDLARGINAVELRIRAAVPTARVIYLEPDIYSAAAAEAGTGAAADTAVTQPGDGSGEAAGRPGG; this comes from the coding sequence ATGAGCGCCAACGGCGGAACCAAAGCGATCGTCGCCGCCCTGCTGGCCAACGTCGGCATCGCCGTCACCAAGTTCGTCGCGTTCCTGCTGACCAGTTCGTCGTCGATGCTGGCCGAGGCGATCCACTCGGTCGCCGACTCCGGCAACCAGGCCCTGTTGCTGCTCGGCGGCAAGCGGGCGAAGCGGGCGGCCACCCCGGAGCATCCGTTCGGGTACGGCCGGGAGCGCTACGTCTACGCGTTCATCGTGTCGATCGTGCTGTTCAGCGTCGGTGGCCTGTTCGCCCTGTACGAGGCGTACCACAAGTGGGAGCACAAGGGGGGAATCGAGTCCTGGCACTGGGTGCCGGTCGTCGTGCTGGTGGCGGCGATCATCATGGAGTCGTTCTCCTTCCGAACCGCCATCAAGGAGTCCAACCTCGTCCGGGGCAACCAGTCCTGGGTGCACTTCATCCGCCGGGCCAAGGCGCCTGAGCTGCCGGTGGTGCTGCTGGAGGACCTCGGCGCGCTGGTCGGTCTGGTCTTCGCGCTGTTCGGCGTCACCATGACGCTGATCACCGGCAACGGCGAGTGGGACGCCGCCGGTACCGCGATGATCGGCATCCTGCTGGTGACGATCGCCGTCGTGCTGGCCATCGAGACCAAGAGCTTGTTGCTCGGTGAAGGCGCCGAGCAGCAGGACGTGGCCGCCATCGAGCGGGCGATCACCGAGGGCCCCGAGGTGGAGCGGATCATCCACATGAAGACGCTCTACCTGGGGCCGGAAGAGCTGATGGTGGCCGCGAAGATCGGGGTGCAGGCCTGCGAGAACGCCCACGATCTGGCCCGGGGCATCAACGCCGTGGAACTGCGGATCCGTGCCGCCGTTCCGACCGCCCGGGTGATCTACCTGGAGCCGGACATCTACAGCGCTGCCGCCGCTGAGGCCGGCACCGGTGCGGCCGCCGACACCGCCGTGACGCAACCCGGGGATGGATCGGGCGAGGCGGCCGGGCGGCCCGGGGGCTGA
- the ahcY gene encoding adenosylhomocysteinase, producing the protein MTSTLPAFPSGTPSEARPSTLAEGDFKVADLSLAEYGRKEIQLAEHEMPGLMSIRREFAEAQPLAGARITGSLHMTIQTAVLIETLVALGAQVRWASCNIFSTQDHAAAAIVVGPDGTPEAPAGVPVYAWKGETLPEYWWCTEQVLAWPDGQGPNMILDDGGDATLLVHKGAEFEQAGVVPPVESADSEEYAVILELLHRSLPEDGQRWTRIAAGIKGVTEETTTGVHRLYEMHRAGTLLFPAINVNDSVTKSKFDNKYGCRHSLIDGINRATDVLIGGKMAVVMGYGDVGKGCAESLRGQGARVVVTEIDPICALQAAMDGYQVATLDDVVEQGDIFITATGCYDVITNEHMARMKHQAIVGNIGHFDNEIDMAGLAKRSDVERVNIKPQVDLWRFADGHAILVLSEGRLLNLGNATGHPSFVMSNSFANQTIAQIELFTKTEDYPIGVYVLPKHLDEKVARLHLGALGAKLSTLTKEQAAYLGVSTEGPFKPDHYRY; encoded by the coding sequence ATGACCAGCACCCTCCCGGCGTTCCCCAGCGGTACGCCGTCCGAGGCCCGGCCGAGCACCCTCGCCGAGGGCGACTTCAAGGTGGCGGATCTGTCGCTTGCCGAATACGGGCGCAAGGAGATCCAACTCGCCGAGCACGAGATGCCCGGCCTGATGTCGATCCGCCGGGAGTTCGCCGAGGCGCAGCCGCTCGCCGGCGCGCGGATCACTGGCTCGCTGCACATGACCATCCAGACTGCCGTCCTGATCGAGACGCTGGTGGCCCTCGGCGCGCAGGTGCGCTGGGCGTCCTGCAACATCTTCTCCACTCAGGATCACGCCGCCGCGGCGATCGTCGTCGGCCCGGACGGCACCCCCGAGGCCCCCGCCGGCGTGCCGGTCTACGCCTGGAAGGGCGAGACCCTGCCGGAGTACTGGTGGTGCACCGAGCAGGTGCTCGCCTGGCCGGACGGGCAGGGCCCGAACATGATCCTCGACGATGGCGGCGACGCCACCCTGCTGGTGCACAAGGGCGCCGAGTTCGAGCAGGCCGGGGTCGTGCCGCCGGTCGAGTCCGCCGACTCCGAGGAGTACGCGGTCATCCTCGAGCTGCTGCACCGCTCGCTCCCTGAGGACGGTCAGCGCTGGACCCGGATCGCCGCCGGCATCAAGGGCGTGACCGAGGAGACCACCACGGGCGTGCACCGGCTCTACGAGATGCACCGCGCCGGCACCCTGCTCTTCCCGGCCATCAACGTCAACGACTCGGTGACCAAGAGCAAGTTCGACAACAAGTACGGCTGCCGGCACTCGCTGATCGACGGCATCAACCGGGCCACCGACGTGCTGATCGGCGGCAAGATGGCCGTCGTGATGGGCTACGGCGACGTGGGCAAGGGCTGCGCCGAGTCGCTGCGTGGCCAGGGCGCCCGGGTCGTGGTGACCGAAATCGACCCGATCTGCGCGTTGCAGGCCGCGATGGACGGCTACCAGGTCGCCACCCTGGACGACGTGGTCGAGCAGGGTGACATCTTCATCACCGCCACCGGCTGCTACGACGTCATCACCAACGAGCACATGGCCCGGATGAAGCACCAGGCCATCGTCGGCAACATCGGCCACTTCGACAACGAGATCGACATGGCCGGCCTGGCCAAGCGCTCCGACGTCGAGCGGGTCAACATCAAGCCGCAGGTCGACCTGTGGCGCTTCGCCGACGGGCACGCCATCCTCGTGCTCTCCGAGGGCCGCCTGCTGAACCTGGGCAACGCCACGGGGCACCCGAGCTTCGTGATGTCGAACTCGTTCGCCAACCAGACGATCGCCCAGATCGAGCTGTTCACCAAGACCGAGGACTACCCGATCGGCGTCTACGTGCTGCCCAAGCACCTGGACGAGAAGGTCGCCCGGCTGCACCTGGGCGCGCTCGGCGCCAAGCTGAGCACGCTGACCAAGGAGCAGGCCGCCTACCTGGGCGTCTCCACCGAGGGTCCGTTCAAGCCGGACCACTACCGCTACTGA
- a CDS encoding SIS domain-containing protein, which produces MIDGTAGVSGRRDADEALLDNPDALAEQDPGGMLRHTASAGAQVRETAALAAEANLAVLADDGRPRAVVIAGIGTAGRTGDILATVAGPRCPVPVIAHRSAGVPGWVGAADVVIAVSASGRSPEALGAAEAAHRRGARLVAVGAPDSQLQSVAERARAPFIPVPRRAPARASLWALTVPVLLAARSLGLVKVNEADLAETAARLDADADRCRSAAESFVNPAKSLALGLAGSIPIVWGSSPLATVAARRFGDTLSANARYPVVTGALGEAGRGRVGLLDGVFGGLAEGERDIFADPAEDDGEGTRLRLVLLRDGGLNAEDDTDEPLAVEERRADAVQTLAERRGVRCDVVTAEGGSALERLASLIAVPDFASIYLALAHGLDPMAVPAITEMKELSNQ; this is translated from the coding sequence ATGATCGACGGTACGGCCGGGGTCAGCGGACGTCGTGACGCCGACGAGGCCCTGCTCGACAACCCGGATGCCCTGGCCGAGCAGGACCCGGGCGGCATGCTCCGGCACACCGCCTCGGCCGGCGCGCAGGTCCGCGAGACGGCCGCACTGGCCGCCGAGGCGAACCTCGCGGTGCTCGCCGACGACGGGCGGCCCCGGGCCGTGGTGATCGCCGGCATCGGCACCGCGGGGCGGACCGGGGACATACTCGCCACGGTCGCCGGGCCGCGCTGCCCGGTCCCGGTCATCGCGCACCGCAGCGCCGGCGTACCCGGTTGGGTGGGTGCGGCCGACGTGGTGATCGCCGTGAGCGCGTCCGGTCGCAGCCCGGAGGCGCTGGGCGCCGCCGAGGCGGCGCACCGGCGGGGCGCCCGGCTGGTCGCGGTGGGTGCCCCCGACTCGCAGTTGCAGTCGGTCGCCGAGCGGGCCCGGGCGCCGTTCATCCCGGTGCCCCGGCGCGCACCGGCGCGGGCCAGCCTCTGGGCGCTCACCGTGCCGGTCCTGCTCGCCGCCCGTTCCCTCGGGCTGGTGAAGGTCAACGAGGCGGACCTGGCGGAGACCGCGGCCCGGCTCGACGCGGACGCCGACCGCTGCCGGTCCGCCGCGGAGTCCTTCGTCAACCCGGCGAAGTCACTGGCCCTGGGCCTGGCCGGCTCGATCCCGATCGTCTGGGGCTCGTCCCCGCTGGCCACCGTGGCGGCCCGCCGGTTCGGCGACACCCTGTCGGCCAACGCCCGCTACCCGGTGGTCACCGGGGCGCTCGGCGAGGCCGGTCGGGGCCGGGTCGGCCTGCTGGACGGCGTCTTCGGTGGCCTGGCCGAGGGGGAGCGTGACATCTTCGCCGACCCGGCGGAGGACGACGGCGAGGGGACCCGACTGCGGCTCGTGCTGCTGCGCGATGGCGGGCTCAACGCCGAGGACGACACGGACGAGCCGCTGGCGGTCGAGGAGCGCCGCGCGGACGCGGTGCAGACCCTCGCCGAGCGTCGCGGGGTGCGGTGCGACGTGGTGACCGCCGAGGGTGGCTCCGCGCTGGAGCGGCTGGCCTCGCTGATCGCCGTCCCGGACTTCGCCTCGATCTACCTTGCCCTGGCCCACGGACTGGACCCGATGGCGGTACCAGCCATCACCGAAATGAAGGAGCTGTCGAACCAGTGA
- the nfi gene encoding deoxyribonuclease V (cleaves DNA at apurinic or apyrimidinic sites): MSPISSGSWPPPPPPAPLVAVPGSVGEAVAVQEELRPLVDLVGPGPTAPATVAGLDVAYAQSGDLLAAAVTVLDARTLAVVDSAVSVGRPAFGYVPGLFAFRELPALLAALDRLSTRPDLLVCDGHGLAHPRRFGLACHLGVVTGLPAIGVGKTPLVGQWDPPPAERGAWSPLRDGDEVVGRVLRTQDGVKPVFVSVGHRMSLDNAAAQVLALTPRYRLPETTRTADRLCRDALARALAGHP, from the coding sequence ATGTCGCCGATATCGAGTGGATCATGGCCGCCGCCACCACCGCCGGCACCGCTGGTGGCGGTGCCGGGCAGTGTGGGGGAGGCGGTGGCTGTGCAGGAGGAGTTGCGGCCGCTGGTGGACCTGGTCGGGCCGGGGCCGACCGCGCCAGCGACGGTGGCTGGCCTGGACGTCGCGTACGCGCAGAGCGGTGATCTCCTCGCGGCGGCCGTGACCGTGCTGGACGCCCGGACGCTGGCCGTGGTGGACTCCGCGGTCAGCGTGGGCCGGCCCGCGTTCGGCTACGTTCCGGGGCTGTTCGCCTTCCGTGAGCTGCCCGCGTTGCTCGCCGCACTGGACCGGCTGAGCACCCGCCCGGACCTGCTGGTCTGTGATGGGCACGGGCTGGCCCATCCGCGCCGATTCGGGCTTGCCTGTCACCTCGGCGTGGTCACCGGGCTGCCTGCCATCGGGGTGGGGAAGACGCCCCTGGTCGGTCAGTGGGATCCACCGCCCGCCGAGCGGGGTGCCTGGTCGCCGCTGCGCGACGGCGACGAGGTCGTCGGCCGGGTCCTGCGGACCCAGGACGGGGTGAAGCCGGTCTTCGTGAGCGTCGGGCACCGGATGAGCCTGGACAACGCCGCCGCGCAGGTGCTCGCACTGACCCCGCGTTACCGACTGCCGGAGACCACCCGTACCGCCGACCGGCTCTGCCGGGACGCCCTCGCTCGCGCGCTAGCTGGGCATCCCTAG
- a CDS encoding phosphomannomutase/phosphoglucomutase — translation MSDLSQIVKAYDVRGTVPDQWDERVAEALGAAFTQLLNTTEEPGDAVVVGYDMRASSPGLAAAFAAGVRAEGRSVIEIGLASTDLLYFASGSLDLPGAMFTASHNPAQYNGIKMCRSGARPIGQDSGLAEIRERAQALLDSGESRPAGEPTRPAERRDLLPDYAAYLRKLVDLSGSRPLKVVVDAGNGMGGFTVPTVLGDAALSALPLEIVPLYFELDGTFPNHEANPLDPANLVDLQRAVVEHGADIGLAFDGDADRCFVVDERGEPVSPSAITALVAARELAKHPGSTVIHGLITSSAVPEIIREHGGEPVVARVGHSFIKAEMARTNAVFGGEHSAHYYFRDFWFADTGMLAAMHTLAALGEQSLPLSVLAGEYERYIASGEINSTVLDQAAAVAEVRAAYPDAVPDEMDGLTLRFPDGAWFNLRASNTEPLLRLNVEAPTRERMVSLRDEVLGRVRR, via the coding sequence GTGTCGGATCTGTCCCAGATCGTGAAGGCGTACGACGTCCGAGGGACGGTGCCGGACCAGTGGGACGAGCGGGTCGCGGAGGCACTCGGAGCAGCATTCACCCAACTGCTCAACACCACTGAGGAGCCGGGCGACGCGGTCGTCGTCGGGTACGACATGCGGGCCAGTTCGCCCGGGTTGGCCGCCGCCTTCGCCGCTGGCGTCCGGGCCGAGGGACGCTCGGTGATCGAGATCGGGCTCGCCTCCACCGACCTGCTCTACTTCGCCTCCGGTTCGCTCGACCTGCCCGGTGCGATGTTCACCGCCAGTCACAACCCGGCGCAGTACAACGGCATCAAGATGTGCCGCTCCGGTGCGCGCCCGATCGGCCAGGACAGCGGGCTGGCAGAGATCCGTGAGCGGGCTCAGGCGCTGCTCGACTCGGGCGAGTCCCGGCCGGCCGGCGAGCCGACCCGGCCCGCCGAGCGGCGGGACCTGCTCCCCGACTACGCCGCGTACCTGCGCAAGCTGGTCGACCTCTCCGGCAGCCGGCCGCTGAAGGTGGTGGTCGACGCCGGCAACGGGATGGGCGGCTTCACCGTCCCCACCGTGCTGGGCGACGCCGCCCTGTCGGCCCTGCCGCTGGAGATCGTCCCGCTCTACTTCGAACTCGACGGCACCTTCCCCAACCACGAGGCCAACCCACTGGACCCGGCGAACCTGGTCGACCTCCAGCGCGCCGTGGTCGAGCACGGGGCCGACATCGGGCTGGCCTTCGACGGCGACGCCGACCGGTGCTTCGTGGTGGACGAGCGCGGTGAGCCGGTCTCGCCGTCGGCGATCACCGCCCTGGTCGCCGCGCGCGAGCTGGCCAAGCACCCGGGTTCCACGGTGATCCACGGTCTGATCACCTCCAGTGCGGTGCCGGAGATCATCCGTGAGCACGGTGGGGAGCCGGTGGTCGCCCGCGTCGGGCACTCCTTCATCAAGGCGGAGATGGCCCGGACCAACGCTGTCTTCGGCGGTGAACACTCCGCGCACTACTACTTCCGGGACTTCTGGTTCGCCGACACCGGGATGCTCGCCGCGATGCACACCCTGGCCGCGCTCGGTGAGCAGTCACTGCCGCTGTCCGTGCTGGCCGGCGAGTACGAGCGCTACATCGCCTCCGGTGAGATCAACTCGACGGTGCTCGACCAGGCGGCGGCGGTGGCCGAGGTGCGGGCCGCGTACCCCGATGCGGTGCCCGACGAGATGGACGGGCTCACGCTGCGTTTCCCCGATGGCGCCTGGTTCAACCTGCGCGCCTCCAACACGGAGCCGTTGCTGCGGCTCAACGTCGAGGCGCCCACCCGCGAGCGGATGGTCTCGCTGCGGGACGAGGTGCTCGGCCGCGTTCGCCGATAA